The Mercenaria mercenaria strain notata chromosome 8, MADL_Memer_1, whole genome shotgun sequence genome has a segment encoding these proteins:
- the LOC128558969 gene encoding long-chain fatty acid transport protein 5-like isoform X2, whose amino-acid sequence MIKREIFRYRPVQSNLDGKHKVRVAVGNGLRADIWETFKQRYNIPRICEFFAATEGTAGFINLSNRTGSCGRYSPLLYKLDVYKKLLVKADIDTGEVVRDKNGHCIPVKVGEPGLLLGAIPQVYKDHQFYKGGREMNEKKLVRNVLEEGDCYFNFGDMLSMDSDYFLYFKDRIGDTFRWRGENVATYEVSNVLAKLDVIHDANVYGVEIPGTEGRAGMAAIHLNNNMAISLKILKDIFEHATGNLPSYARPLFLRFPKEQAVTTTLKQQKTQLRKEGFHPQDIDDPLFYYDDQNKTYSPLTVETYGQFLTKSRL is encoded by the exons ATGATCAAAAGAGAGATTTTTAGATATAGGCCTGTCCAG AGTAACCTGGATGGTAAACATAAAGTGAGAGTGGCTGTTGGAAATGGACTGAGGGCAGACATATGGGAGACCTTCAAACAGAGGTACAATATTCCTAGAATCTGTGAATTCTTTGCGGCAACTGAGGGAACAGCTGGCTTTATCAACCTTAGCAACAGAACTGGGTCCTGTGGCCGATATTCCCCTTTATTG tacaAGCTGGACGTATACAAGAAGTTGCTCGTTAAAGCAGATATCGATACAGGGGAAGTGGTTAGAGATAAGAATGGACATTGTATACCTGTCAAAGTTG GTGAACCAGGCCTTCTTCTTGGGGCCATTCCTCAAGTCTACAAGGACCATCAGTTCTACAAAGGAGGCCGGGAAATGAATGAGAAGAAGTTGGTTAGAAATGTTCTAGAAGAAGGAGACTGTTACTTCAATTTTGGAGATATGTTGTCAATGGATTCGGATTACTTTCTGTATTTTAAGGACAGAATTGGAGATACTTTCAG ATGGAGGGGTGAAAATGTTGcaacatatgaagtttcaaatgTGTTGGCAAAACTCGATGTCATTCATGATGCGAATGTCTACGGAGTGGAAATTCCAG GTACAGAAGGACGAGCGGGTATGGCAGccattcatttaaacaataacatgGCAATCTCGCTAAAGATACTAAAAGATATCTTCGAGCACGCAACGGGAAATTTACCAAGCTATGCCAGACCTTTGTTTCTAAGGTTTCCAAAAGAACAGGCTGTTACAACAACactaaaacaacagaaaacacaacTGAGAAAAGAAGGCTTTCACCCACAAGATATAGACGACCCGTTGTTTTACTACGacgatcaaaataaaacatattcacCACTTACTGTTGAAACTTACGGTCAGTTTCTTACAAAGTCGAGGCTCTag